Proteins found in one Paludisphaera rhizosphaerae genomic segment:
- a CDS encoding DUF5131 family protein has protein sequence MSVHSDIEWTDATWNPVRGCTKISPGCKHCYAETFAERFRGVPSHPYEHGFDLKLVPHKLVEPLTWPSAKTVFVNSMSDLFQRKVPLPYVERVCKVMEVADWHTYQVLTKRAEEMRDALAGPLTFAGRFPHVWWGVSVEDRKYGLPRIDILRETHAAVRFLSVEPLLQDLGEIDLREIDWVIVGGESGRGARPMEEGWVRSLRDQCEAAGVPFFFKQWGGERKSKLGRELDGRTHDAMPERLVKPAPSPSSRARSIEIVREWSREFVAKASDKLDPALQTLLF, from the coding sequence CCCCGGCTGCAAGCACTGCTACGCCGAGACGTTCGCAGAGCGGTTCCGTGGGGTCCCCAGTCATCCCTACGAGCATGGCTTCGACCTGAAACTCGTCCCCCACAAATTGGTCGAGCCTCTGACATGGCCGTCGGCGAAGACGGTTTTCGTGAACTCGATGAGCGACCTGTTCCAGCGAAAGGTGCCGCTCCCCTACGTGGAACGAGTTTGCAAGGTCATGGAGGTCGCCGACTGGCACACATATCAAGTGCTCACGAAGCGAGCTGAGGAGATGCGGGACGCGCTCGCCGGTCCGCTGACATTCGCAGGGCGTTTTCCGCACGTCTGGTGGGGGGTGAGCGTCGAGGATCGCAAGTACGGTCTGCCTCGGATCGACATTTTGCGAGAAACGCATGCGGCGGTCCGCTTCCTCTCCGTCGAACCGCTCCTGCAGGACTTGGGGGAGATCGACCTTCGAGAGATCGACTGGGTGATCGTCGGGGGGGAAAGCGGCCGTGGGGCTAGGCCGATGGAGGAGGGCTGGGTCCGAAGCCTACGCGATCAATGCGAGGCTGCGGGGGTCCCGTTTTTCTTCAAGCAATGGGGAGGCGAGCGAAAGTCGAAATTGGGGAGGGAGCTTGATGGACGAACGCACGACGCGATGCCTGAACGACTGGTGAAGCCGGCTCCAAGCCCCTCCTCCCGGGCGAGGTCGATCGAGATCGTACGCGAGTGGTCGCGAGAGTTCGTCGCCAAGGCGAGCGACAAGCTGGATCCTGCCCTTCAAACCTTGCTGTTCTGA
- the metG gene encoding methionine--tRNA ligase, which yields MDEQQRFYITTAIDYPNSRPHIGTAFEKIGADVQARFRRMEGAAVHFLMGNDENTIKVTQRARELNVEPKAYVDDMARQFQDVWRALEISNDDFIQTSEDRHHVGCRKFIQAVYDAGDIYKGTYAGHYCTGCESFKTEKEVAEGGGRCPNHPNTPLSWVEEDNYYFRLSAFGDRLLAHYAANPDFIQPESRRNEIISLVEGGLTDISITRKGFTWGIPVPFDPNQTIYVWFDALLNYVTAAGYGTDEERFARTWPADVHVIGKDITRFHCALWPAMLMSAGLPLPKKVFGHGFVYRKNEMTGEAEKLSKSLGNVVEPMELIEKFSAEAFRYYFMSQCPFGGDGEFSFERFADAYNSGLANTLGNNYSRIITMCLKYFEGDLGSVEGLDLTAWRRGLDLSALVADLREKVGAFDYNTALQRIWLEVIDAANKYLQETAPFKLFKTDPEATRVILANLADSMRVTAVLIKPFLPRVAETFYTAFNFGDHQPWDEVSYATAPKPFAGDRLQVTAPIVEGKPAPLFPKIDSK from the coding sequence ATGGACGAGCAGCAGCGATTTTATATCACGACGGCCATCGACTACCCCAACAGCCGCCCCCACATCGGCACCGCCTTCGAGAAGATCGGGGCCGACGTCCAGGCGCGGTTTCGTCGCATGGAAGGGGCCGCCGTCCATTTCCTGATGGGCAACGATGAGAACACCATCAAGGTCACCCAGCGCGCCCGCGAGTTGAACGTCGAGCCCAAGGCTTACGTCGACGATATGGCTCGCCAGTTCCAGGACGTCTGGCGGGCGCTCGAAATCTCGAACGACGACTTCATCCAGACCAGCGAGGATCGTCACCACGTCGGCTGCCGGAAGTTCATCCAGGCCGTCTACGACGCGGGAGACATCTACAAAGGCACCTACGCCGGCCATTACTGCACGGGATGCGAGTCGTTCAAGACCGAGAAAGAGGTCGCCGAGGGAGGCGGGCGCTGCCCCAACCATCCCAACACGCCCCTGTCCTGGGTCGAGGAAGATAACTACTACTTCCGCCTCTCCGCGTTCGGCGATCGCCTGCTGGCCCACTACGCCGCCAATCCCGACTTCATCCAGCCGGAGAGCCGTCGCAACGAGATCATCAGCCTCGTCGAAGGGGGGCTGACGGACATCTCGATCACCCGCAAAGGCTTTACCTGGGGTATCCCCGTCCCATTCGACCCCAATCAGACGATCTACGTCTGGTTCGACGCCCTGCTCAACTACGTCACGGCTGCCGGTTACGGCACGGATGAGGAGCGGTTCGCGCGGACCTGGCCGGCGGACGTGCACGTCATCGGCAAGGACATCACGCGGTTCCACTGCGCCCTCTGGCCGGCGATGCTGATGTCGGCCGGGCTGCCGCTGCCGAAGAAGGTCTTCGGCCACGGTTTCGTCTATCGCAAGAACGAGATGACCGGCGAGGCCGAGAAGCTGAGCAAGAGCCTGGGCAACGTCGTCGAGCCGATGGAGTTGATCGAGAAGTTCTCGGCCGAGGCCTTCCGCTACTACTTCATGAGCCAGTGCCCGTTCGGCGGCGACGGCGAGTTCTCGTTCGAGCGCTTCGCCGACGCCTATAACAGCGGCCTGGCCAACACGCTCGGCAACAACTACAGCCGCATCATCACGATGTGCCTGAAGTACTTCGAGGGGGACCTGGGGTCGGTCGAGGGGCTCGACCTGACCGCCTGGCGGCGCGGGCTCGACCTGTCGGCGCTCGTGGCGGACCTCCGCGAGAAGGTCGGCGCGTTCGACTACAACACGGCCCTCCAGCGGATCTGGCTCGAAGTGATCGACGCGGCCAACAAGTACCTCCAGGAAACGGCCCCCTTCAAGCTGTTCAAGACCGATCCCGAGGCGACTCGTGTGATCCTGGCGAACCTCGCGGACTCGATGCGGGTGACGGCCGTCCTCATCAAGCCGTTCCTGCCGAGAGTCGCGGAGACGTTCTACACGGCCTTCAACTTCGGCGACCATCAGCCCTGGGACGAGGTGTCGTACGCGACGGCTCCGAAGCCGTTCGCGGGCGACCGCCTCCAGGTGACGGCCCCGATCGTTGAAGGGAAGCCCGCTCCTCTGTTTCCGAAGATCGATTCCAAGTAA